A window from Carbonactinospora thermoautotrophica encodes these proteins:
- a CDS encoding RNB domain-containing ribonuclease translates to MPRRQMKLEVGDGADLRAGFAEVRAWLGVPAEFPAAVLAEAEEAARAPRLPERDATDIPFLTIDPPGARDLDQALHIERRAPHGYRVWYAIADVAAFVRPGGAVDAEAHRRVQTLYLPDGNAPLYPPVLSEDAASLLPGEIRPALLWIIDLDSSGEHIGVDVRRALIRSRERFDYADAQLRIDIGTGDERLLLLREVGQLRLERERERGGVSLPVPGQEIVQADGGYTLGYRALLPVEWWNAQISLLTGIAAAELMMYGGVGVLRILPDAPERELERLQRVAHALGVDWPPGVPYSEVIHGLDPNLPHHAAFLQEASELLRGAGYVAFEGGVPEQATHAAVAAEYAHVTAPLRRLVDRYAGEICLALVAGADVPAWVRGALPRLPEEMERGERRADQVERACVDLVEATLLRDRVGEVFDAVVVDVDDGRPGGLVQLRDPAVRARCDAESLPLGQPVRVRLTTADPGRREVRFALA, encoded by the coding sequence GTGCCACGACGTCAGATGAAGCTCGAGGTCGGCGACGGGGCGGACCTGCGCGCGGGGTTCGCCGAGGTGCGCGCCTGGCTGGGCGTACCCGCCGAGTTCCCGGCCGCGGTCCTCGCCGAGGCCGAGGAGGCCGCACGCGCCCCCCGCCTGCCGGAGCGTGACGCGACCGACATCCCGTTCCTGACGATCGACCCGCCCGGCGCGCGCGACCTGGACCAGGCCCTGCACATCGAGCGGCGTGCCCCGCACGGGTACCGGGTGTGGTACGCGATCGCCGACGTCGCCGCGTTCGTCCGGCCGGGTGGCGCGGTCGACGCCGAGGCGCACCGGCGGGTCCAGACCCTGTACCTGCCGGACGGGAACGCCCCGCTGTACCCGCCGGTGCTGTCCGAGGACGCGGCCAGCCTGCTGCCCGGCGAGATCCGGCCCGCCCTGCTGTGGATCATCGACCTGGACTCCTCCGGCGAGCACATCGGCGTCGACGTGCGGCGCGCCCTGATCCGCAGCCGGGAGCGGTTCGACTACGCCGACGCCCAGCTGCGGATCGACATCGGCACCGGCGACGAGCGGCTGCTGCTGCTCCGCGAGGTCGGCCAGCTGCGCCTGGAGCGGGAACGCGAGCGCGGCGGGGTCAGCCTGCCCGTCCCCGGCCAGGAGATCGTCCAGGCCGACGGCGGCTACACCCTGGGGTACCGCGCGCTGCTGCCGGTCGAGTGGTGGAACGCCCAGATCTCGCTGCTCACCGGCATCGCCGCGGCCGAGCTGATGATGTACGGCGGCGTCGGCGTGCTGCGCATCCTGCCGGACGCGCCCGAGCGCGAGCTGGAACGGCTCCAGCGCGTCGCCCACGCGCTCGGCGTCGACTGGCCGCCCGGCGTCCCGTATTCGGAGGTGATCCACGGCCTGGACCCGAACCTGCCGCACCACGCCGCCTTCCTGCAGGAGGCCAGCGAGCTGCTGCGCGGCGCCGGGTACGTCGCGTTCGAGGGAGGCGTCCCCGAGCAGGCCACCCACGCGGCGGTCGCCGCCGAGTACGCCCACGTCACCGCGCCGCTGCGCCGGCTGGTCGACCGGTACGCCGGGGAGATCTGCCTCGCGCTCGTGGCCGGCGCGGACGTCCCCGCATGGGTGCGGGGCGCCCTGCCCAGGCTGCCGGAGGAGATGGAGCGCGGCGAACGCCGGGCCGACCAGGTCGAGCGCGCCTGCGTGGACCTGGTCGAGGCGACCCTGCTGCGCGACCGGGTCGGCGAGGTGTTCGACGCGGTGGTGGTGGACGTCGACGACGGCCGGCCCGGTGGCCTGGTCCAGTTGCGCGACCCGGCGGTCCGGGCACGTTGCGACGCCGAGAGCCTGCCGCTGGGCCAGCCGGTCCGGGTCCGGCTCACCACCGCCGACCCGGGCCGCCGGGAGGTCCGATTCGCGCTGGCGTGA
- a CDS encoding YaaA family protein, which translates to MITLLPPSEGKAAAGSGPPVDLGTLSFPQLTETRERVLDALVALCSGPEPAALAALGLGPRQAADLAANRAVRSAPTLPAAELYTGVLYEALALASLDAAARRQAENRLVVCSGLWGMLRPGDRVPPYRLPIGVSLPGLGGLAGVWRPALTPVLDAYAAGTLVLDLRSSAYAAAWRPGREARVVTARVYQVRPDGSRAAVSHHNKATKGRLARSLLQTPEEPATPAELADLLTALGWKVELTPGWTLDVLVERV; encoded by the coding sequence ATGATCACCCTGTTGCCCCCGTCCGAAGGGAAGGCGGCGGCCGGTTCCGGCCCGCCGGTGGACCTCGGCACGTTGAGCTTCCCCCAGCTCACCGAGACCCGCGAGCGGGTGCTCGACGCGCTGGTGGCGCTGTGCTCCGGCCCGGAGCCGGCAGCGCTGGCCGCGCTGGGGCTCGGCCCGCGGCAGGCGGCGGACCTGGCGGCGAACCGCGCGGTCCGGTCCGCGCCGACGCTGCCCGCCGCCGAGCTGTACACCGGCGTGCTGTACGAGGCGCTGGCGCTAGCGTCCCTGGACGCGGCGGCGCGGCGGCAGGCCGAGAACCGGCTGGTGGTGTGCAGCGGCCTGTGGGGGATGCTGCGGCCGGGTGATCGCGTGCCCCCGTACCGGCTGCCGATCGGCGTGTCGCTGCCGGGGCTCGGCGGGCTGGCCGGCGTGTGGCGGCCGGCGCTCACCCCGGTCCTCGACGCGTACGCGGCCGGGACGCTCGTCCTGGACCTGCGGTCGAGCGCGTACGCGGCGGCCTGGCGGCCCGGGCGCGAGGCGCGGGTGGTGACCGCGCGCGTGTACCAGGTCCGGCCGGACGGGTCGCGCGCGGCGGTGAGCCACCACAACAAGGCGACCAAGGGGCGGCTGGCCCGGTCGCTGCTCCAGACGCCCGAGGAGCCCGCGACCCCCGCCGAGCTGGCCGACCTGCTCACCGCACTCGGCTGGAAGGTCGAGCTGACGCCAGGCTGGACGCTGGACGTGCTGGTCGAGCGGGTGTGA
- a CDS encoding bifunctional RNase H/acid phosphatase, whose protein sequence is MRRLIVEADGGSRGNPGPAAYGALVRDADTGEVLREIAEYLGTATNNVAEYRGLIAGLRAAREVDPDAKVEVRMDSRLVVEQVTGRWKVNNPGLRPLVAEAREIYPVPDQVTFTWVPREANREADRLVNQALDEAAAAVAERPATPAQAPAAEVTPAQAPAVVDEAEVEPAPAVGWGRATGSPTTLVLLRHGETALSAQKRFSGSGSDPELSERGRWQAEQVAARLGRRGAVQVIVSSPLRRCLQTAAICQRLLPGVEVEVEPGFREADFGAWDGYTFAEVQQRWPRELKAWLASSAVAPPGGESFAAVSRRVQAARDAVLSRHAGKTVLVVSHVTPIKTLIRLALEAPTKALYRMELDPAGLSVIQWYPDGNASVRVFNDTAHLWPG, encoded by the coding sequence GTGCGGCGGTTGATCGTGGAGGCGGACGGCGGGTCCCGGGGCAACCCCGGCCCGGCCGCGTACGGTGCGCTCGTCCGGGACGCCGACACCGGCGAGGTGCTGCGGGAGATCGCGGAGTACCTGGGTACCGCCACCAACAACGTGGCCGAGTACCGGGGCCTGATCGCGGGCCTGCGCGCCGCCCGCGAGGTCGACCCGGACGCCAAGGTCGAGGTCCGCATGGATTCCCGCCTGGTCGTCGAGCAGGTCACCGGCCGGTGGAAGGTCAACAACCCCGGCCTGCGCCCGCTCGTCGCCGAGGCACGCGAGATCTACCCCGTGCCAGACCAGGTGACCTTCACCTGGGTGCCGCGCGAGGCCAACCGGGAGGCCGACCGGCTGGTCAACCAGGCCCTCGACGAGGCCGCCGCGGCCGTGGCGGAGCGGCCCGCGACGCCCGCCCAGGCGCCGGCGGCCGAAGTGACGCCCGCCCAGGCGCCGGCCGTCGTCGACGAGGCCGAGGTGGAGCCCGCCCCCGCGGTCGGGTGGGGGCGGGCGACAGGCTCGCCCACCACGCTGGTGCTGCTGCGGCACGGGGAGACCGCGCTGAGCGCGCAGAAGCGCTTCAGCGGCTCCGGCAGCGACCCCGAACTGTCCGAGCGGGGCCGCTGGCAGGCGGAGCAGGTGGCCGCCCGGCTGGGCCGGCGGGGTGCCGTGCAGGTGATCGTGTCCTCCCCGCTGCGCCGGTGCCTGCAGACCGCGGCGATCTGCCAGCGGCTGCTCCCGGGGGTGGAGGTGGAGGTCGAGCCCGGCTTCCGGGAGGCCGACTTCGGCGCCTGGGACGGGTACACCTTCGCCGAGGTCCAGCAGCGCTGGCCACGCGAGCTGAAGGCCTGGCTGGCCTCCTCCGCCGTCGCCCCGCCCGGCGGGGAGAGCTTCGCCGCGGTGTCCCGCCGCGTCCAGGCCGCCCGCGACGCCGTCCTGTCCCGGCACGCGGGCAAGACGGTCCTGGTGGTGAGCCACGTGACCCCGATCAAGACGCTGATCCGGCTCGCGCTGGAGGCCCCCACGAAGGCCTTGTACCGGATGGAGCTGGACCCCGCGGGCCTCAGCGTCATCCAGTGGTACCCGGACGGCAACGCCTCGGTGCGGGTGTTCAACGACACCGCTCACCTGTGGCCCGGCTGA
- a CDS encoding serine hydrolase domain-containing protein, translated as MGRAHRRWIALVGALVAGFAPGLVATGEPLAAAQPANPTRPVNPTDPADKGTRPPPDPAGIRQALGEVRKAGAPGVFARVEDAHAGVLTEEIGVGNRSNRARIDPSGRFRIGSVTKTFTAVLVLQLVDEGKVKLDEPARAHLPAGVLPSNWPITVRHLLTHRSGLSDYSRVLLKGETVRAFQRIRYRRFDPKDLVAIAVKRGLRSKPGSAYQYSNTNYVLLGLLVENVTGKPFRDLVYERIIEPLDLRETSWVVPETTIEGEHPEGYLPHDRKKRGMINATEQTASWIWSAGALISSAADLARYLRALVAGELVEPETLREMLSTQPVTPDGKIRYGLGLRELVLSCGEAVVGHDGVVQGYQNSSYTSKDGQRQVTIMANASNNSAVYTGLRRTLEPVFCGRPASLANQEAVVQEVLDEDPHLR; from the coding sequence ATGGGACGTGCGCACCGCCGCTGGATCGCCCTCGTCGGAGCGCTGGTCGCCGGGTTCGCGCCCGGGCTCGTGGCGACCGGGGAACCGCTCGCCGCCGCCCAGCCGGCAAACCCGACCCGGCCGGTAAACCCGACAGATCCGGCGGACAAGGGCACGCGGCCCCCGCCCGATCCGGCCGGGATCCGCCAGGCCCTGGGGGAAGTGCGAAAAGCCGGCGCGCCGGGGGTGTTCGCCCGGGTCGAGGACGCGCATGCCGGGGTGTTGACGGAGGAGATCGGCGTCGGGAACCGGTCGAACCGGGCGAGGATCGACCCCAGCGGGCGTTTCCGCATCGGGAGCGTCACCAAGACCTTCACCGCGGTGCTGGTCCTCCAGTTGGTCGACGAGGGCAAGGTGAAGCTCGACGAGCCGGCCCGCGCCCACCTCCCCGCAGGCGTGCTGCCCTCGAACTGGCCGATCACGGTACGGCACCTGCTCACCCACCGCAGCGGGCTGTCCGACTACTCGCGCGTCCTGCTGAAGGGCGAGACGGTCCGCGCGTTCCAGCGGATCCGGTACCGGCGGTTCGACCCGAAGGACCTGGTCGCCATCGCGGTGAAACGCGGCCTGCGGTCGAAGCCGGGCAGCGCGTACCAGTACTCGAACACCAACTACGTGCTGCTCGGCCTGCTGGTCGAGAACGTGACCGGCAAGCCGTTCCGCGACCTGGTGTACGAGCGGATCATCGAGCCGCTGGACTTGCGCGAGACCTCGTGGGTGGTGCCGGAAACCACGATCGAGGGAGAGCATCCGGAGGGTTACCTGCCGCACGACCGCAAGAAGCGGGGGATGATCAACGCGACCGAGCAGACCGCCTCCTGGATCTGGAGCGCGGGTGCGCTCATCTCCAGCGCTGCCGACCTGGCCCGGTACCTGCGGGCGCTGGTCGCCGGCGAGCTGGTCGAGCCGGAGACGCTGCGGGAGATGCTGAGCACCCAGCCGGTGACCCCGGACGGCAAGATCCGGTACGGGCTGGGCCTGCGCGAGCTGGTGCTCTCCTGCGGGGAGGCCGTGGTGGGCCACGACGGCGTCGTGCAGGGGTACCAGAACTCCAGCTACACCTCCAAGGACGGCCAGCGGCAGGTCACGATCATGGCCAACGCCTCGAACAACAGCGCCGTGTACACGGGGCTGCGCCGCACCCTGGAGCCGGTGTTCTGCGGCCGGCCCGCGTCGCTGGCGAATCAGGAGGCCGTGGTCCAGGAGGTGTTGGACGAGGATCCGCACCTGCGCTGA